A window of Fragaria vesca subsp. vesca linkage group LG7, FraVesHawaii_1.0, whole genome shotgun sequence contains these coding sequences:
- the LOC101313565 gene encoding F-box/kelch-repeat protein At3g06240-like, with protein sequence MEDRPIKKKKTEVHGGQNVELPPEIIDAILLRLPVKPLCRFKLVSKSWQSLISHPDFVANHSKAAVENKDRRRLFINILSYSSPFRLYSLNFDQFHGDGNLVAASTELDFWAPSVHCSCYGLFLTTQFAKDNCYCLINPVTKESKKLPKPPIWTLPLDPSFPWVYALGFDHSTNEYKVIHGQEYDDGLVFSVYTLQTGSWRKIDDLFPYKSYGCLDGIMVNGHVHWLARKVTDGSLVIISFLLPEEKVREIALPPNASNDCIQLGAFRDWLCVTSTLYIAIFNEFWVMKKYGMSKSWTKMRVSKPYKDLSHSGFWTETHDLMVFDKELLVMYNFNDDKFWTLSIGEVQTIRSIGSYVETLATLTHRSRTTSSKEDDSDIIEY encoded by the coding sequence ATGGAAGATCGTCCTATAAAGAAGAAGAAGACAGAAGTCCACGGTGGCCAAAACGTCGAGCTTCCACCCGAGATTATAGATGCGATCCTTTTAAGGTTACCAGTTAAGCCCTTGTGTCGCTTCAAGCTTGTATCCAAGTCATGGCAGTCCCTAATCTCCCATCCTGATTTCGTCGCAAACCATTCCAAAGCCGCCGTTGAGAATAAGGACAGACGGCGCCTGTTTATCAATATTTTATCGTACTCATCGCCATTTCGGCTATACTCTTTAAATTTCGACCAGTTTCACGGTGATGGTAATTTAGTAGCAGCATCCACTGAGCTTGATTTCTGGGCTCCCTCTGTCCATTGTTCCTGCTATGGCTTGTTCTTGACGACACAGTTTGCTAAAGACAACTGTTACTGTTTGATCAACCCTGTAACCAAGGAATCAAAGAAACTGCCAAAGCCACCAATATGGACACTACCACTGGATCCCTCTTTTCCTTGGGTATATGCACTTGGATTTGATCACTCCACCAATGAATACAAGGTGATTCACGGGCAGGAATATGATGATGGACTTGTGTTTAGTGTCTATACATTGCAGACTGGCTCTTGGCGAAAGATTGACGACTTATTTCCCTACAAAAGTTACGGTTGTTTGGATGGGATCATGGTGAATGGTCATGTTCATTGGTTGGCGAGGAAGGTTACAGATGGATCATTGGTGATTATATCTTTCCTTTTACCAGAGGAGAAGGTTAGAGAAATTGCACTACCGCCCAATGCTTCTAATGATTGTATTCAACTAGGGGCATTCAGAGATTGGTTATGTGTAACATCAACCTTATATATAGCAATATTTAATGAGTTTTGGGTTATGAAAAAGTATGGAATGAGCAAGTCTTGGACTAAAATGAGGGTCTCCAAACCATACAAAGACTTATCACATTCCGGTTTCTGGACAGAAACTCATGATCTTATGGTTTTTGATAAAGAATTATTAGTTATGTACAATTTTAATGATGATAAATTTTGGACTTTATCCATTGGCGAAGTTCAGACTATCCGTAGTATAGGTAGCTATGTGGAGACCTTGGCTACCTTAACTCATCGATCAAGAACAACAAGTTCCAAGGAAGATGACAGTGACATTATCGAGTATTAG